The following coding sequences lie in one Synechococcus sp. PCC 7336 genomic window:
- a CDS encoding type I polyketide synthase, giving the protein MTDFVQHLTTLSPLKLAFAARQAKAQLELFKAEPIAVIGLSCRFPGAENPEAFWNLLESGVDAISAIPGDRWDVDRYYDVDPGAAGKTYCRHGGFLDRIDTFDPEFFGISPREAISLDPQQRLLLEVSWEALERAHHAPGDLFDSRTGVFVGMSSSDYATALGKAVSPREIDGYFGTGTAFSVAAGRLSYLLGLTGPSLVVDTACSSSLVAVHLACQSLRWQECDLALAGGVNVLLQPEGHINFAKANMLAADGRCKTFDAAANGFSRSEGCGTIVLKRLSDATADGDRILALIRGSAINQDGRSSSLTAPNGPSQQAVIRQALRSGGVSPDQIDYIEAHGTGTELGDPIEVDALGAVFGTQSERDRPLVLGSVKTNIGHLESAAGIAGTIKTILSLQQQAIPPHLHFNTPNPHIAWDELPFEVTARPWPRNERRRLAGVSSFGFSGTNAHLVLEEAPLLPEREPATAERPLHLLALSAKTAAALDTTVDRYRQLLADSPAQLDLANVCFSANVGRSHFGHRLAVTANSLETLQAQLSAWQKSAATGGLFTGRVAGDRPPKIAFLFSGQGAQYSGMGRQLYATQPTFRAALDRCDKLLQPYLERSLLAILYPEAAADKAAIHQTALTQPALFALEYALAQLWQSWGIQPDVVLGHSIGEYVAACLAGVFSLADGLKLVAERGRLMQALPSNGKMAAILTDRDRVAAALAGLDGVEIAAVNGPQNTVISGGDAAVDAAIAAIQAKQFVEVRQLDVLHAFHSPLMEPMLAEFERVALEVTYAAPKLGLISNITGDYAGNEVANAAYWCRHIRQPVQFAPSLETLKQRNYQVFVEIGPKPTLCNLGRTCLPDRGTTWLPSLHPKREDWSQLLESLAQLYACGGAVDWRGFDRDCARQWVDLPTYPFEQRRCWFGTESERQRTLARQTHSSQWYYLPSWRRSPLARSRSPHLSQTYLVLLDGCGIGADLCARLAERGHTAIAVRPGEAFSRTEDGTYQISPTADSDWQQLWKTLAERGETPQQIVHLWSVTLPQSPREDRAAELISAFEQSQALGYSSLLCLARSLGSQSEPASIYAISNNLQDVTGTETLCPEVATLLAPCKVLLQEYPHLNCRSVDVQLETVVPLPRLAQQLCVEVTAETGDRTVAYRGRHRWVQTYEPASWEAPDIESLPLKPGGTYAIIGDAIGGLGFPWGRYLSLRAGAKLAFIGPYMRSRSEWDRALAEGEGGDRVSQHVRQLRELESSGVNCVAIRADLADAAQLEAAIAEAEAELGPISAVAYTSPFGSDRTAHPIAAIGAAQNEIHFYSKVKGLYCLAEALEDKSLDFVLVQSSLSTVVGGLGFAAYTAAHTFADTFTCHLNRSSPYPWLSINWEAWAEEGESLLQTSTVGSLLAELALSTEDVWTATDRLLAHPDATRVVVSTADLSARIEQSFTPPPPPASPAEAVAEEARTSKGHSRPNLDTNYVAPRNDIEATIVAVWEEFLPVYPIGVFDNFFELGGNSLPAIQIISRLREHFQVEVPIRALLVEAPTIAGVAEAIAAASEQQAGNLAAITDLLGEIETLAPARAEAQLHQDITAPND; this is encoded by the coding sequence TTGACTGATTTTGTACAGCACCTGACAACACTGTCTCCCTTGAAGTTGGCCTTTGCCGCTCGGCAAGCGAAAGCCCAACTGGAACTCTTCAAGGCAGAACCCATTGCAGTGATTGGTCTGAGCTGCCGATTTCCAGGTGCTGAGAATCCCGAGGCATTCTGGAACCTGCTTGAAAGCGGTGTCGATGCGATTTCGGCAATACCTGGCGATCGCTGGGATGTCGATCGCTACTACGATGTCGACCCGGGTGCAGCGGGCAAAACCTACTGTCGCCACGGCGGTTTTCTCGATCGCATCGACACCTTCGACCCAGAGTTTTTCGGCATTTCCCCCCGAGAAGCAATCAGCCTCGATCCGCAGCAGCGACTGCTTTTAGAGGTGAGCTGGGAGGCACTGGAGCGAGCCCACCACGCTCCGGGGGATCTATTCGATAGCCGCACTGGCGTGTTTGTGGGCATGAGTAGCTCGGACTACGCCACTGCCCTCGGCAAAGCCGTCAGCCCCCGCGAGATCGACGGCTATTTCGGCACCGGCACGGCGTTTAGTGTGGCTGCCGGCAGGCTGTCCTATTTATTGGGGCTGACGGGACCGAGTTTGGTGGTGGATACCGCCTGTTCCTCCTCTCTTGTGGCCGTGCATCTGGCTTGCCAAAGTTTGCGCTGGCAAGAATGCGATTTGGCCCTGGCTGGGGGGGTGAATGTCCTGCTGCAGCCGGAGGGGCACATCAACTTCGCCAAAGCAAACATGCTGGCTGCCGACGGTCGCTGCAAAACCTTCGATGCGGCAGCCAATGGGTTCAGCCGCAGTGAAGGATGCGGCACGATTGTGCTCAAACGGCTCTCGGATGCCACAGCGGATGGCGATCGCATTTTGGCCCTGATTCGCGGCTCGGCCATCAATCAGGACGGGCGCAGTAGCAGCTTGACGGCTCCGAACGGTCCTTCCCAGCAAGCGGTGATTCGGCAAGCCTTGCGCAGCGGCGGCGTCAGCCCCGACCAAATTGACTACATTGAAGCCCACGGTACGGGGACGGAGTTAGGCGACCCGATTGAGGTGGACGCACTGGGGGCGGTGTTCGGAACTCAATCCGAGCGCGATCGCCCGTTAGTGCTGGGGTCTGTCAAAACCAATATCGGCCACTTGGAATCTGCAGCGGGTATTGCAGGGACGATCAAAACCATCCTGTCACTGCAGCAGCAGGCCATTCCCCCCCACCTCCATTTCAACACCCCTAACCCTCACATTGCTTGGGACGAACTGCCCTTCGAAGTGACCGCTCGCCCTTGGCCCAGAAACGAGCGGCGGCGCTTGGCAGGCGTGAGCTCATTTGGCTTCAGCGGCACCAATGCCCACCTAGTGTTGGAAGAAGCACCGCTGCTGCCCGAGCGCGAGCCAGCCACTGCAGAACGTCCCCTCCACCTGCTGGCTCTATCGGCAAAAACAGCTGCTGCCCTCGACACCACGGTCGATCGCTATCGGCAGTTGCTCGCAGACTCTCCCGCGCAGTTGGATCTCGCTAATGTTTGTTTTAGTGCCAATGTCGGTCGCTCTCACTTTGGCCATCGTCTGGCTGTGACGGCCAACTCTCTGGAAACGCTGCAAGCGCAACTGAGTGCTTGGCAAAAGAGCGCAGCGACGGGAGGACTGTTTACCGGTCGGGTGGCAGGCGATCGCCCGCCGAAGATTGCCTTCCTGTTTTCCGGGCAAGGGGCACAGTACAGCGGCATGGGCCGCCAGCTCTATGCAACCCAACCGACCTTCCGCGCGGCCCTCGATCGCTGCGACAAGCTGTTGCAGCCTTATTTAGAGCGATCGCTGCTGGCGATTCTCTACCCCGAGGCGGCAGCGGATAAGGCAGCAATTCATCAAACAGCATTGACGCAGCCTGCTCTATTTGCGCTGGAATATGCCCTGGCACAACTGTGGCAATCCTGGGGTATTCAGCCAGATGTAGTCTTGGGTCACAGCATTGGCGAATATGTTGCGGCTTGTCTGGCGGGGGTTTTTAGCTTGGCCGATGGTTTGAAGTTGGTGGCCGAGCGCGGTCGCTTGATGCAGGCCCTACCCAGCAATGGCAAAATGGCGGCGATTCTGACCGATCGCGATCGCGTTGCAGCTGCTCTGGCTGGCCTTGATGGAGTCGAGATTGCGGCGGTGAATGGGCCGCAGAATACGGTCATTTCGGGGGGCGATGCGGCGGTGGATGCGGCGATCGCGGCGATACAAGCAAAACAGTTTGTCGAAGTTCGACAGCTCGATGTTTTGCATGCCTTTCACTCCCCTTTAATGGAGCCGATGCTGGCGGAGTTCGAGCGCGTTGCCCTCGAAGTCACCTATGCAGCCCCCAAACTTGGCTTAATCTCGAATATTACGGGCGATTATGCCGGAAACGAAGTCGCGAATGCGGCCTACTGGTGCCGCCACATTCGCCAGCCCGTCCAATTTGCCCCCAGCCTAGAAACACTCAAGCAACGGAATTACCAAGTTTTTGTCGAAATTGGCCCCAAGCCAACGCTGTGCAATCTCGGTCGCACTTGCCTGCCCGATCGAGGCACGACCTGGCTGCCCAGCCTCCATCCCAAGCGAGAGGATTGGTCGCAATTGCTAGAGAGTTTGGCCCAACTCTACGCCTGCGGTGGAGCGGTGGATTGGCGGGGGTTCGATCGCGATTGTGCTCGTCAGTGGGTCGACCTGCCCACCTATCCATTCGAGCAGCGGCGCTGCTGGTTCGGCACGGAGTCCGAGCGGCAACGGACCCTCGCAAGACAAACCCATTCGAGCCAGTGGTACTATTTACCCTCCTGGCGGCGATCGCCCCTGGCTCGCTCGCGCTCTCCACATCTCTCGCAAACCTATCTCGTCCTGCTGGACGGATGCGGCATTGGGGCAGATTTGTGCGCGCGGCTGGCCGAACGGGGACATACAGCGATCGCCGTTCGACCCGGAGAAGCATTTTCTCGCACTGAAGACGGTACCTATCAGATTTCTCCGACTGCCGATAGCGATTGGCAACAACTTTGGAAGACGCTGGCCGAACGGGGGGAAACCCCTCAGCAGATCGTCCACTTGTGGAGCGTGACACTTCCCCAAAGCCCGCGCGAAGACAGGGCAGCGGAGTTAATCTCCGCCTTCGAGCAGAGTCAGGCTTTGGGATATAGCAGCTTGTTATGTTTGGCGCGATCGCTGGGCAGCCAGTCAGAACCAGCCAGTATCTACGCCATTTCAAACAACCTGCAAGACGTGACGGGGACGGAAACCTTATGCCCCGAAGTCGCAACGCTCCTCGCTCCCTGTAAAGTCCTCCTGCAGGAATATCCGCATCTCAACTGCCGCTCGGTGGATGTGCAGCTAGAGACTGTGGTGCCTCTTCCCAGACTTGCCCAACAACTCTGTGTCGAGGTGACAGCAGAGACTGGCGATCGCACGGTTGCCTATCGGGGACGGCACCGCTGGGTGCAGACCTACGAACCTGCAAGCTGGGAGGCTCCCGATATAGAGTCTTTGCCGTTAAAGCCAGGCGGAACCTATGCCATTATCGGGGACGCCATCGGAGGGTTGGGATTTCCTTGGGGGAGATATCTATCGCTGCGGGCGGGAGCCAAGCTGGCCTTCATCGGTCCCTACATGCGATCGCGCTCCGAGTGGGATAGGGCCTTAGCGGAAGGGGAAGGCGGCGATCGCGTCAGCCAGCACGTTCGCCAACTGCGAGAACTCGAAAGCTCTGGCGTTAACTGTGTGGCGATTCGAGCAGATTTGGCGGATGCTGCGCAGCTCGAAGCAGCGATCGCCGAGGCGGAAGCAGAGCTCGGCCCAATCTCTGCAGTTGCTTATACCTCGCCGTTTGGCAGCGATCGTACCGCCCATCCGATTGCCGCGATCGGGGCGGCGCAGAACGAGATCCATTTCTATTCCAAGGTGAAAGGGCTGTACTGCTTAGCCGAAGCCCTAGAGGATAAGTCACTCGATTTCGTTTTGGTGCAGTCATCTCTCTCGACAGTGGTGGGCGGTTTGGGATTTGCTGCCTACACGGCAGCCCATACGTTTGCCGATACCTTCACCTGCCACCTCAACCGCAGCAGCCCCTACCCCTGGCTCAGCATCAACTGGGAAGCCTGGGCAGAGGAAGGAGAGAGTCTATTGCAAACCAGCACTGTGGGATCTTTATTGGCCGAGCTCGCCCTCAGCACCGAGGATGTTTGGACCGCCACCGATCGCCTGCTGGCCCACCCGGATGCGACCCGAGTGGTTGTCTCCACCGCCGACCTCTCCGCCCGCATCGAACAGTCTTTTACACCTCCACCGCCTCCCGCCAGCCCAGCCGAGGCTGTAGCAGAAGAAGCTCGCACCAGTAAGGGCCACAGCCGTCCCAACCTCGACACCAACTACGTCGCCCCGCGTAACGACATCGAAGCAACGATCGTGGCGGTGTGGGAAGAGTTTTTGCCCGTTTATCCCATTGGCGTGTTCGACAACTTCTTCGAACTCGGAGGCAATTCGCTGCCTGCCATTCAAATCATTTCCCGACTGCGGGAGCACTTCCAGGTAGAAGTGCCGATTCGAGCGCTGTTGGTGGAAGCTCCAACAATTGCTGGAGTGGCCGAGGCGATCGCCGCCGCCAGCGAGCAACAGGCCGGAAATCTCGCAGCCATTACCGATCTGTTGGGAGAGATCGAGACTCTGGCCCCTGCCCGAGCAGAAGCACAACTGCACCAAGACATCACTGCCCCAAACGACTGA